A stretch of the Kroppenstedtia eburnea genome encodes the following:
- a CDS encoding YqzE family protein, producing the protein MSTNDYLKFLVQEMVKYMDTPREERREARMLRREQRMHWTYRLFGMVPFGMKMFAGQQKNRLKGGSR; encoded by the coding sequence GTGTCGACAAACGATTATTTGAAATTCCTGGTTCAAGAGATGGTCAAGTACATGGACACGCCCAGGGAAGAGCGTCGGGAAGCCCGCATGCTCCGTCGGGAACAACGGATGCACTGGACATACCGTCTCTTCGGTATGGTCCCTTTTGGTATGAAAATGTTTGCCGGCCAACAGAAGAACCGTTTGAAGGGCGGATCGCGGTGA
- a CDS encoding shikimate kinase produces the protein MMGKHIILIGFMGTGKSTVGEMLAEKLECPWLDTDTEVERLAGKKIPRLFEEGGEAHFRRWEKKVLKQVLEQTPGVITTGGGIVLDPENVSWIRSSGWVVALDASEEELLRRLATDQSRPLLRGDARQRVRDLKRARQGVYDFADLFLDTTGSSPRETAAKILQQWKEMTGSSRV, from the coding sequence ATGATGGGAAAGCATATCATCTTGATCGGATTCATGGGCACGGGCAAAAGCACGGTCGGAGAAATGCTGGCGGAAAAGTTGGAGTGCCCCTGGCTGGATACGGACACAGAAGTGGAACGGCTTGCCGGAAAAAAGATTCCCCGCTTGTTTGAAGAAGGGGGGGAAGCCCATTTTCGCCGGTGGGAAAAAAAGGTGCTGAAACAAGTGTTGGAGCAGACACCGGGAGTGATCACCACCGGTGGCGGAATTGTTCTCGATCCCGAAAATGTATCCTGGATTCGTTCCAGTGGGTGGGTGGTGGCCCTGGATGCCTCGGAGGAAGAACTGCTCCGGCGGCTGGCAACGGATCAATCCCGTCCGTTGTTGAGAGGGGACGCCCGGCAACGGGTGCGGGATTTGAAGCGGGCACGGCAGGGTGTGTACGATTTTGCAGACCTCTTCCTGGATACCACAGGCAGTTCCCCCCGGGAGACAGCGGCGAAAATTCTCCAGCAATGGAAAGAGATGACCGGGAGTTCCCGGGTTTAA
- a CDS encoding prepilin-type N-terminal cleavage/methylation domain-containing protein yields MIRGEAGFTLAETVTALMVFGVLVSVALPILGELQIRHQSHVHRMEALILLQSEMERVQSSTVPVPATGEKNKKGKGVNYRIRWEKKYAEPHLAGTYVEVTWKDANQKRQRETLKGLSFRR; encoded by the coding sequence ATGATCCGGGGGGAAGCCGGATTCACCCTGGCGGAAACGGTAACCGCCCTGATGGTGTTCGGGGTGCTGGTGTCTGTGGCCCTTCCCATTCTCGGAGAGCTTCAGATCCGCCATCAATCCCATGTGCATCGGATGGAAGCACTCATTCTCCTCCAATCGGAGATGGAACGGGTGCAATCTTCCACTGTCCCGGTTCCGGCGACAGGTGAGAAAAACAAGAAAGGGAAAGGGGTGAACTACCGGATCCGGTGGGAAAAAAAGTATGCCGAGCCGCATCTGGCGGGCACTTATGTGGAGGTGACCTGGAAGGATGCGAACCAAAAGCGGCAAAGAGAGACTCTCAAAGGATTGAGCTTCCGGCGCTGA
- a CDS encoding competence type IV pilus major pilin ComGC → MNLRRLQQDERGFTLIEMLVVLFVIAVIIAIALPNLKAAGESAQNRACEANRKLIGSQADNYYLELGSYPSNVGQMKNRGYLRTVPTCPAKGKYSIHKNASVEKRVKCSIHGD, encoded by the coding sequence TTGAATTTGCGAAGATTACAGCAAGATGAACGGGGGTTTACCCTGATCGAGATGTTGGTGGTGTTGTTCGTGATTGCTGTCATCATCGCCATCGCCCTCCCCAACCTGAAAGCGGCGGGGGAATCGGCCCAGAATCGGGCGTGTGAGGCCAACCGCAAGCTGATCGGTTCCCAGGCGGACAACTATTATCTGGAGTTGGGGAGTTATCCGAGCAACGTGGGGCAGATGAAGAACAGAGGGTATCTCCGAACGGTTCCAACTTGTCCGGCCAAGGGAAAATACTCGATCCATAAGAATGCGAGCGTGGAGAAGCGGGTGAAATGCAGCATCCATGGGGATTAA
- a CDS encoding type II secretion system F family protein, whose protein sequence is MSKKGRRKWNADRLTLFSQHLANLLEAGFPLVPSIRLLSEQGVIGTGEAERILGSLDQGKSLSAALEAEGMPALFTSLIRAAEEHGDYGFGLKQCEVYYRERGRLIRELTRALTYPMVVLMLVGLAFLFLMTTVVPRFSEMYETMGLTLPLYTRIFLRIHQSLQAGLFGLTAALLLFGLICLYIRRLPPEQRRRWTSPLYSLPVVRSFFALRFTHYLGIQLGSLLKSGLPLLKAVEVMDSLAPWDPFRRGIFRVREQLLAGESLHRALEREEKLFLPSLPGLVALGEETGALDRSLLSLAQGTELMIKERLDRLTHSLEPILIFLIGMMMAATVLALFLPMLHLVEAI, encoded by the coding sequence ATGAGTAAGAAAGGGAGACGCAAGTGGAATGCAGACCGGCTGACCCTCTTCAGTCAGCATCTGGCCAATCTGTTGGAGGCGGGATTCCCTCTTGTGCCCAGCATTCGTCTGTTGTCGGAGCAGGGGGTGATCGGGACAGGGGAGGCGGAACGGATCCTCGGATCGCTGGATCAGGGAAAGAGTCTGTCGGCGGCACTGGAGGCAGAGGGAATGCCCGCGCTGTTCACCTCCTTGATCCGGGCTGCGGAGGAGCATGGGGATTACGGGTTCGGTCTGAAACAGTGTGAAGTTTATTATCGGGAACGGGGGCGTTTGATCCGGGAATTGACCCGGGCACTCACTTATCCGATGGTGGTCCTGATGCTGGTGGGGTTGGCCTTTCTGTTTCTGATGACCACAGTGGTACCCCGTTTTTCGGAGATGTATGAGACCATGGGTTTGACTTTGCCTCTTTACACCCGGATCTTTCTGAGGATCCACCAATCCCTGCAGGCAGGATTATTCGGGTTGACCGCCGCTTTGCTGTTGTTTGGCCTCATCTGTTTATACATCCGGCGGCTTCCCCCCGAACAGAGAAGACGGTGGACTTCCCCGCTGTACTCCCTGCCGGTGGTCCGTTCCTTTTTTGCATTGCGGTTCACCCACTACCTGGGCATCCAATTGGGTTCGCTGTTGAAGTCCGGACTTCCTCTGCTGAAAGCGGTGGAGGTGATGGACTCCCTTGCACCTTGGGATCCCTTTCGCAGAGGGATCTTCCGGGTACGGGAGCAGCTGTTGGCCGGGGAGTCTCTGCATCGGGCGCTGGAACGGGAGGAGAAGCTGTTTCTCCCTTCCCTGCCCGGGCTGGTGGCCCTGGGGGAGGAGACGGGAGCTCTGGACCGGTCACTGCTCAGTCTGGCCCAAGGGACGGAGCTGATGATCAAGGAGCGGCTGGACCGGTTGACCCACAGCCTGGAGCCGATTCTGATTTTCCTGATCGGGATGATGATGGCGGCCACAGTGCTGGCCCTGTTTTTACCGATGTTGCATCTGGTGGAAGCGATTTGA
- a CDS encoding GspE/PulE family protein yields MDAAQYATRLLEEAIDGRASDIHIEPREEELCIRQRVDGFLISVDSLPREEMYPLISRIKVMGHLDIGEKRLPQDGALTVTHRGERVDVRISSMPTLHGEKLVLRLLRNRPERMTLSELGMGADEKKRVEGIIRRPGGLVLVTGPTGSGKTTTLYAILQDLNREELNLVTLEDPIEFQLSGVNQIQVNPKSGLTFARGLRAVLRQDPNIIMVGEIRDEETADIAIRAALTGHLVLSSLHTVDACSSVTRLLDMGVAPYRIASALTGVVAQRLVRLICQDCKGKGCEDCRQVGYRNRTGVFEVLEVEEDFHPLIVERAPLSRLRQTLRKAGMRSLSDATLEKVMTGETTISEYHRVVDVHE; encoded by the coding sequence ATGGATGCGGCTCAGTATGCTACCCGGCTGTTGGAGGAGGCTATCGATGGCCGGGCATCGGATATTCATATTGAACCCAGGGAAGAAGAGCTGTGTATCCGTCAACGGGTGGATGGATTTTTGATTTCCGTCGATTCATTGCCCCGGGAGGAGATGTATCCGCTGATTTCCCGGATCAAGGTGATGGGTCATCTGGATATCGGGGAGAAACGTCTGCCACAGGACGGAGCGCTGACGGTGACCCATCGGGGGGAACGGGTGGATGTCCGAATCTCCAGCATGCCGACGCTGCACGGAGAAAAGCTGGTTCTGCGATTGCTCCGCAACCGGCCGGAGCGGATGACCTTGTCCGAGTTGGGGATGGGAGCAGACGAAAAAAAACGGGTGGAGGGGATCATCCGGCGCCCCGGAGGATTGGTCCTGGTCACGGGACCGACGGGTTCGGGCAAGACGACAACTCTCTACGCCATCCTCCAGGATCTGAACCGGGAAGAGTTGAACCTGGTCACCCTGGAGGATCCCATCGAATTTCAACTGTCCGGGGTGAACCAGATTCAAGTGAATCCCAAGTCGGGTCTCACCTTCGCCCGGGGGCTCCGGGCTGTACTCCGCCAGGATCCCAATATCATCATGGTGGGGGAAATCAGGGATGAGGAGACCGCCGACATCGCTATCCGGGCGGCCCTGACGGGACACCTGGTGCTGTCATCCCTGCATACGGTGGATGCGTGCAGTTCGGTGACGCGACTTTTGGATATGGGAGTCGCCCCTTACCGGATCGCATCGGCTTTGACCGGGGTGGTGGCCCAGCGGCTGGTTCGCTTGATCTGCCAAGATTGCAAGGGAAAAGGGTGTGAAGATTGTCGTCAGGTGGGGTACCGGAACCGAACCGGGGTGTTTGAAGTGTTGGAGGTGGAGGAGGATTTCCATCCTCTGATCGTGGAGCGGGCACCCCTGTCCCGACTGAGACAAACCCTCAGAAAGGCGGGGATGCGGTCCTTGTCCGACGCGACTCTGGAAAAAGTGATGACTGGGGAGACGACTATTTCCGAATACCACCGGGTGGTGGATGTTCATGAGTAA
- a CDS encoding SMI1/KNR4 family protein produces MGGIIWKYAEGPVNEKAVTQTEELLGVRLPDDFKKIAVENDCGIPHPGRYDLNGGVMVFGQLFSMDPNRDGNIVEVTRTGRSEHGMSNSIVVFADDPAGNFLCFDYSQLNDGYPAIIFWDHEIEGGDPEKICNTFTQLFDMFHNDDGVN; encoded by the coding sequence ATGGGAGGCATTATTTGGAAATATGCTGAAGGTCCTGTTAACGAGAAGGCGGTAACGCAAACCGAGGAGCTTTTGGGTGTCAGGTTGCCAGATGACTTTAAAAAAATAGCAGTGGAAAATGACTGTGGGATACCACATCCAGGTCGGTATGATCTCAACGGTGGAGTTATGGTTTTTGGTCAATTGTTCAGCATGGATCCCAATAGAGACGGTAATATTGTTGAAGTGACCCGCACTGGGAGATCTGAACATGGTATGTCGAATAGTATTGTTGTTTTTGCAGACGACCCGGCTGGTAACTTTTTGTGCTTCGATTATAGCCAACTTAACGATGGATATCCTGCGATCATTTTTTGGGATCATGAAATAGAGGGCGGGGATCCAGAAAAAATTTGTAATACATTTACTCAACTATTTGATATGTTTCACAATGACGACGGTGTAAACTAA
- a CDS encoding HNH endonuclease, with translation MPGLTRHHHQQEGRMQLVDKKIHRKTHHTGGRVAWGGGNKISLKGSVNQWVNKLLGIINEHL, from the coding sequence ATACCCGGACTGACCCGGCATCATCACCAACAGGAGGGTAGAATGCAGTTGGTAGATAAAAAAATACATAGGAAAACGCATCATACTGGGGGAAGAGTTGCCTGGGGTGGAGGTAACAAAATTTCGCTAAAAGGGAGTGTTAATCAGTGGGTAAACAAATTACTTGGGATTATAAACGAACACCTGTAA
- a CDS encoding SMI1/KNR4 family protein, with product MGKQITWDYKRTPVTEEVLSEKEKLLGIRLPDDFREVFIENHGAGPVPEYYYAPNGNSRNFGFLLALDEDEDEIEFTEANSPYMKREHDMPHEVVIFSIDPAGNFLCFDYNQLIDGYPAIIFWDHEVEGGNLKKICNTFTELLDMLHDDEDDVS from the coding sequence GTGGGTAAACAAATTACTTGGGATTATAAACGAACACCTGTAACAGAAGAAGTACTGAGCGAAAAAGAGAAGCTTCTTGGTATTCGGTTACCAGATGATTTTAGAGAAGTGTTTATTGAAAATCATGGGGCTGGACCAGTTCCGGAATACTATTATGCCCCTAATGGGAATAGTAGGAACTTTGGGTTTTTGCTTGCTTTAGATGAAGATGAGGATGAGATAGAATTTACGGAAGCCAATAGTCCATATATGAAAAGAGAACATGACATGCCTCATGAGGTGGTCATCTTCTCTATTGACCCCGCCGGTAACTTTTTGTGTTTCGATTACAATCAACTAATTGATGGATATCCTGCGATCATCTTTTGGGATCACGAAGTTGAGGGTGGAAATCTAAAAAAGATCTGTAACACATTTACCGAGCTACTTGATATGCTTCATGACGATGAAGATGATGTAAGCTAA
- a CDS encoding MarR family winged helix-turn-helix transcriptional regulator — MKQILREIGMIARALDSISNIEFKELELSKGQYLYVVRICENPGIIQEKVAEMIKVDRTTAARAIKKLEMNGFIEKRADAQNKKIKKLFPTEKAKKIYPLIIRENDHSNEVALQGFSEEDAEMIFNQLQRIRKNIEKDWEFVKKGNKRQY, encoded by the coding sequence ATGAAGCAGATTTTGCGCGAAATTGGTATGATCGCAAGGGCCCTCGATTCGATCAGCAATATTGAATTTAAAGAATTGGAACTGTCAAAGGGGCAATATTTATATGTTGTTCGCATCTGTGAAAACCCCGGGATTATTCAAGAGAAGGTAGCGGAAATGATTAAAGTCGATCGAACGACAGCCGCGCGAGCCATCAAGAAACTTGAAATGAACGGTTTTATCGAAAAGCGAGCAGATGCGCAGAACAAAAAAATTAAAAAACTGTTTCCGACCGAAAAGGCAAAAAAGATATATCCGTTGATCATTCGCGAAAATGATCATTCCAATGAAGTGGCTTTACAAGGTTTTTCCGAAGAAGACGCGGAAATGATCTTCAATCAACTACAGCGAATACGGAAAAACATCGAAAAGGATTGGGAATTCGTGAAGAAGGGCAACAAGCGCCAGTATTAA
- a CDS encoding GNAT family N-acetyltransferase, whose translation MTIKIRKCTLDDLQTLQHLSRETFYDTFKEQNSAENMQAYLEKAFNTAQLKKELMTDVSHFYFVTVDHEVAGYLKINTADAQTEPMGDDALEIERIYIRDSFQKQGLGKYVLQQAMAMAQEQNKTKIWLGVWEKNENALAFYKKMGFVQSGAHAFYMGDEEQTDLIMMKTLR comes from the coding sequence ATGACGATCAAGATAAGAAAATGTACGTTGGATGATCTGCAAACATTGCAACACCTGAGCCGAGAAACTTTTTACGACACATTTAAGGAGCAGAATTCGGCCGAAAATATGCAGGCCTATTTAGAAAAAGCATTTAACACCGCGCAATTAAAGAAAGAGCTGATGACTGACGTTTCACACTTTTATTTTGTTACAGTCGATCATGAAGTCGCAGGCTATTTAAAAATCAATACAGCTGATGCGCAGACGGAACCGATGGGTGACGATGCGCTTGAAATCGAACGCATTTATATTCGGGACTCCTTTCAAAAACAAGGTCTCGGCAAATACGTATTGCAGCAAGCCATGGCGATGGCGCAAGAACAGAATAAAACGAAAATCTGGCTCGGTGTTTGGGAAAAGAACGAAAATGCACTCGCCTTTTATAAAAAAATGGGTTTCGTACAATCAGGAGCGCACGCTTTTTATATGGGTGATGAAGAACAGACGGACTTGATTATGATGAAAACGCTCCGGTAA
- a CDS encoding FMN-binding negative transcriptional regulator, translated as MYIPKKYKVTDVNELLDFVETNAFATIVTMKDNKPIATHLPLRLSKKEDTYYLTGHFAYGNPQWRTLAENDQVLVMFQGPHAYISSSWYSHEDVPTWDYQAVHIYGKASVLEKEELVKDLTGMLEKYEAHREHPVLWDTLSPSLLERELKGIVGFQVKIEDIQASYKLSQNQNDTDFHNIIENLQKEGDPNARAIAEQMKKLRK; from the coding sequence ATGTATATTCCGAAAAAATATAAAGTGACCGATGTAAATGAACTTCTTGATTTTGTGGAAACGAATGCGTTTGCGACGATTGTCACGATGAAAGATAATAAGCCGATCGCCACGCATTTGCCGTTACGCCTCAGCAAGAAAGAAGATACGTATTATTTGACCGGGCATTTCGCCTACGGAAATCCGCAATGGCGCACTTTGGCCGAGAATGACCAAGTGCTTGTCATGTTTCAAGGACCGCATGCGTATATTTCCTCTTCATGGTATAGTCACGAAGACGTTCCGACTTGGGATTACCAGGCCGTTCATATTTACGGCAAAGCAAGCGTTTTAGAAAAAGAAGAATTAGTGAAGGACCTTACCGGCATGTTGGAAAAATATGAAGCACACCGCGAACACCCGGTCTTATGGGATACACTCTCTCCTTCCCTTTTGGAACGTGAATTGAAAGGGATTGTCGGTTTTCAAGTAAAAATTGAAGACATCCAAGCCTCCTACAAATTAAGCCAAAACCAAAACGATACAGATTTCCATAACATCATTGAAAACTTGCAGAAAGAAGGCGATCCGAATGCAAGAGCCATTGCCGAACAGATGAAAAAACTTCGTAAATAA
- a CDS encoding YheC/YheD family protein, translating into MIGVFMNKRPLNSMIRGNTSYEKLEFYRHFVDTFKEPLCFYSLDNIDPYRASIDGYVLLPGKNLTQAEVRVPEHHFSRAIIYRQRNLNKIKKFIRNHRTRFYQFQSKKERNKWTNYELLNNVPEIKSHLPETYPLTWDNVINILEKYKQAIVKPIYGSLGKKVVLIEKRGQIYTIKEKNEFRLVHSEVALEHLEMYYLSKFKRPKRFIVQQKVNTDRFRHRIYECRVSVQKTSSGEWEVTGWAVRLAQKGDYLTNVSQGSEIIPFSRIFNPKSDTAYTIRDVTTRIAKQFEKHFPDTIDLGIDLMLDNNKHVWFIEANLRDQRLSYYNDREMWRRTTITPLVFIQNQMVSESVTKDG; encoded by the coding sequence ATGATCGGTGTATTTATGAATAAACGTCCGTTAAATAGTATGATTAGAGGCAACACCTCGTATGAAAAACTGGAATTTTACAGACATTTTGTTGATACATTCAAAGAACCATTGTGCTTTTATTCTCTTGACAATATCGACCCTTACAGAGCGAGCATTGATGGATATGTGCTTTTGCCTGGAAAAAACTTGACTCAAGCTGAAGTTAGGGTACCGGAACATCACTTTTCTCGGGCGATTATTTATCGGCAAAGGAACCTTAACAAAATAAAAAAGTTTATCCGAAACCATCGCACTCGCTTTTACCAGTTTCAGTCAAAGAAAGAACGAAATAAATGGACAAATTACGAACTCCTTAACAACGTTCCGGAAATCAAGTCTCATCTGCCTGAAACGTATCCTCTTACTTGGGATAATGTAATTAATATTTTAGAAAAGTATAAACAAGCGATCGTCAAACCGATCTATGGTTCGTTGGGTAAAAAAGTGGTCTTGATAGAGAAAAGAGGTCAAATATATACGATTAAAGAAAAAAATGAATTCCGCCTCGTTCATTCGGAAGTCGCATTGGAGCATCTGGAGATGTACTATCTAAGTAAATTTAAAAGGCCAAAGCGGTTCATCGTACAACAAAAAGTAAATACTGACCGGTTTCGTCATCGTATATATGAATGTCGGGTATCTGTACAAAAAACATCGTCAGGTGAATGGGAAGTGACAGGGTGGGCCGTACGATTAGCCCAAAAGGGCGATTATTTGACAAATGTTTCACAAGGTAGTGAAATAATACCTTTCTCACGTATTTTTAATCCCAAGAGCGACACCGCATACACGATTCGAGATGTGACCACTCGTATCGCCAAGCAATTCGAAAAACATTTCCCTGACACGATTGATTTGGGAATTGATCTAATGCTGGATAATAACAAACACGTATGGTTTATTGAAGCCAATTTACGTGATCAACGCTTATCCTATTACAATGACAGGGAGATGTGGCGGCGAACGACGATAACTCCCTTAGTATTCATTCAAAACCAAATGGTATCCGAATCGGTAACGAAGGATGGATGA
- the neuC gene encoding UDP-N-acetylglucosamine 2-epimerase, with the protein MKLIVISGTRADYGIYRPLLFELHRDPVIHLQLVVTGMHLLKEYGQTIDDVEQDPFEVIAQPSILVKGDSTYAMSQSVGIATLYFSDILHFHQPDAILLLGDRGEMLAAAIAAHYQNIAIVHLHGGEKSGSADDAVRHAISKLAHLHFVSTFQAKKALQHLGEEEWRIFPVGSLRKHDIEQIKLLDDMKKAQLMKKYRLSSKQKNVLVMMHPDTKEQKPYSQQIEVVLKALERYSEINLIFIGPNSDAGGDIFREYMQSYCKQSKWCSYHASIPSDEYLFLLSQVDLLIGNSSSGIIEAPFFHLPFINVGNRQQDRTHGDNVYHVPYRANKIKAKIQEVLQSPTKIIKHNPYDIVKAPAHEIVKQLKISL; encoded by the coding sequence ATGAAATTGATTGTTATCAGCGGAACGAGAGCGGACTATGGGATATATCGACCGCTGTTGTTTGAGCTTCATCGTGATCCTGTTATTCATTTGCAACTTGTTGTAACTGGTATGCATCTTTTGAAGGAATACGGTCAAACAATCGATGATGTAGAACAAGACCCATTTGAAGTGATTGCCCAACCTTCAATTCTGGTGAAAGGTGATTCAACATATGCCATGTCTCAATCAGTGGGCATCGCCACCTTATACTTTTCAGATATTCTCCATTTCCATCAGCCTGACGCCATTCTTTTACTCGGTGACCGGGGAGAAATGTTAGCCGCTGCTATTGCTGCCCATTATCAAAATATAGCAATTGTTCATCTTCACGGGGGAGAAAAAAGCGGCTCAGCCGATGACGCAGTCCGACATGCGATCTCCAAATTGGCTCATCTTCATTTTGTTTCCACCTTCCAGGCGAAAAAAGCATTGCAACATTTGGGAGAAGAGGAATGGCGAATCTTCCCTGTCGGTTCCCTCAGAAAGCATGACATTGAACAAATAAAACTGTTGGACGATATGAAGAAAGCGCAATTGATGAAAAAATATAGACTCTCCTCGAAACAAAAAAACGTGCTTGTTATGATGCACCCTGATACAAAAGAACAGAAACCTTACTCTCAACAGATTGAAGTGGTTTTAAAAGCATTGGAACGTTACTCCGAAATAAACCTCATCTTCATCGGGCCCAACAGCGATGCCGGCGGCGATATTTTCAGAGAATATATGCAGTCTTACTGTAAACAAAGCAAATGGTGTTCCTATCATGCTTCCATCCCTTCTGATGAATATTTGTTTTTGCTTTCACAGGTGGATCTTCTGATCGGTAATAGTAGCAGCGGTATTATAGAAGCCCCTTTCTTCCACCTTCCTTTCATTAATGTAGGCAATCGACAACAAGATCGTACTCATGGCGATAACGTCTATCACGTCCCGTATAGAGCCAACAAAATCAAAGCGAAAATCCAAGAAGTTCTTCAGTCTCCTACAAAAATTATCAAGCACAATCCATACGATATAGTCAAAGCTCCGGCGCATGAGATTGTCAAACAACTAAAGATCAGCTTGTGA